A window of the Streptomyces sp. NBC_00250 genome harbors these coding sequences:
- a CDS encoding DUF397 domain-containing protein, whose translation MTDADTSTSSSDSAAGSAADSALAAEKQRQKDELYALDISGVAWEGAPGTSPDEERVEIARLPEGAVAMRSSLDKETVLRYTKAEWDAFVLGARDGEFDLR comes from the coding sequence ATGACCGACGCAGACACCAGCACGAGCAGCTCCGACAGCGCCGCGGGCAGCGCCGCCGACAGCGCTCTGGCCGCCGAGAAGCAGCGCCAGAAGGACGAGCTGTACGCGCTCGACATCTCCGGCGTCGCGTGGGAGGGCGCTCCCGGGACGAGCCCGGACGAGGAGCGGGTGGAGATCGCCCGGCTCCCCGAGGGCGCGGTGGCGATGCGTTCGTCCCTCGACAAGGAGACGGTGCTGCGTTACACGAAGGCCGAGTGGGACGCGTTCGTCCTCGGCGCCAGGGACGGCGAGTTCGACCTGCGGTGA
- a CDS encoding WXG100 family type VII secretion target — translation MTTAVNYDTVTQAAADTRLTSTTLTQKLDDLMAEVNRVASNWEGEAKVAYRESQDRLTRDMAGMNQDLARIAQLLDESVMGYQDTDKGNAARFRMM, via the coding sequence ATGACCACTGCGGTCAATTACGACACCGTGACGCAGGCGGCGGCCGACACCCGCCTGACCTCCACCACGCTCACCCAGAAGCTCGACGACCTCATGGCCGAGGTCAACCGTGTCGCCTCCAACTGGGAAGGCGAGGCGAAGGTCGCCTACCGCGAGAGCCAGGACCGCCTGACCCGTGACATGGCCGGCATGAACCAGGACCTGGCGCGCATCGCCCAGCTCCTCGACGAGTCGGTCATGGGCTACCAGGACACCGACAAGGGCAACGCCGCCCGGTTCCGCATGATGTGA
- the eccB gene encoding type VII secretion protein EccB, with protein MASRRDELNAYTFAKKRTVAAFLQPSPSGTEEGAPKPLRAILPGMIVAALVVAGFGAWGMFKPQAPKNWDMPGTRVIVGKQSTTRYVVLQTGKGKDAKTLLHPVLNLASARLLLNPDQFQVVQVSDTELDKGTPPRGPILGIPYAPDRLPTADEAGKSKRWAVCEQPGGGAGASVQKATFVFAERDLKLTEDDNRLDDGEILYVKGQKGAAQFLVDHTGTKYPVKADSTGLLTALVGLGREPQPVTDDWLATLNTGDEIDFPRIASGDVGRTTQIPGATLTETESRIGNVLLAATGSGPQNYVVLPGKVQPVTPFTAWLLINAPQTRSLDMDGKATPADASSFVPDPTVFHGGVKWPKKKTTQVVNSVSGVDARDTVCSVLTGVGERGQTTLMTWSGTKYPADITAGGSSTYVTPGTGLLYTQIQGKQKTPDGSLFLVTDTGLRYAVQANGDSDSARSEIGTGDKEKSADGRPEPSDAQKRLGYEKVVPARIPIEWSEFLSKGPRLDANSARQPQGS; from the coding sequence ATGGCATCGCGGCGGGATGAGCTCAACGCGTACACCTTTGCGAAGAAGCGCACGGTGGCGGCATTCCTCCAACCCTCGCCCTCCGGCACGGAGGAGGGGGCACCGAAGCCGCTGCGCGCGATCCTTCCCGGGATGATCGTCGCCGCGCTGGTCGTCGCGGGCTTCGGCGCCTGGGGCATGTTCAAGCCGCAGGCCCCCAAGAACTGGGACATGCCCGGCACCCGGGTCATCGTCGGCAAGCAGTCGACCACCCGGTACGTGGTCCTGCAGACCGGCAAGGGCAAGGACGCGAAGACGCTGCTCCACCCGGTCCTCAACCTCGCCTCCGCGCGGCTCCTCCTCAACCCCGACCAGTTCCAGGTCGTTCAGGTCTCCGACACGGAGCTGGACAAGGGCACGCCCCCGCGCGGCCCGATCCTCGGCATCCCGTACGCCCCCGACCGGCTGCCCACCGCGGACGAGGCGGGGAAGTCCAAGCGCTGGGCGGTCTGCGAGCAGCCCGGTGGCGGCGCGGGCGCCAGCGTCCAGAAGGCGACCTTCGTCTTCGCCGAGCGGGACCTGAAGCTCACCGAGGACGACAACCGGCTCGACGACGGGGAGATCCTGTACGTCAAGGGGCAGAAGGGCGCGGCCCAGTTCCTCGTCGACCACACCGGCACCAAGTACCCGGTGAAGGCCGACTCCACCGGACTGCTCACCGCGCTCGTCGGCCTCGGCAGGGAGCCGCAGCCGGTCACCGACGACTGGCTCGCCACGCTGAACACCGGCGACGAGATCGACTTCCCGCGCATCGCGAGCGGCGATGTCGGCCGCACCACCCAGATCCCCGGCGCCACCCTGACCGAGACCGAGAGCCGGATCGGCAACGTCCTCCTCGCGGCGACCGGCTCCGGGCCCCAGAACTACGTCGTGCTCCCCGGCAAGGTGCAGCCGGTCACGCCGTTCACCGCCTGGCTGCTCATCAACGCCCCGCAGACCCGCTCGCTCGACATGGACGGCAAGGCCACGCCCGCCGACGCCTCTTCCTTCGTCCCTGACCCGACCGTCTTCCACGGCGGGGTGAAGTGGCCGAAGAAGAAGACGACCCAGGTCGTCAACTCCGTCTCCGGAGTGGACGCCCGCGACACCGTCTGCAGCGTCCTCACCGGCGTCGGCGAGCGGGGGCAGACGACCCTCATGACCTGGTCGGGCACCAAATACCCGGCCGACATCACCGCGGGCGGCAGCAGCACGTACGTCACGCCCGGCACCGGTCTGCTCTACACCCAGATCCAGGGCAAGCAGAAGACGCCCGACGGCTCGCTGTTCCTCGTCACCGACACGGGCCTCCGCTACGCGGTCCAGGCCAACGGCGACAGTGACTCCGCCCGTTCCGAGATCGGCACCGGGGACAAGGAGAAGTCGGCCGACGGACGCCCGGAACCCAGCGACGCCCAGAAGCGTCTCGGCTACGAGAAGGTCGTGCCGGCCCGGATCCCCATCGAATGGTCCGAGTTCCTTTCGAAGGGTCCCCGGCTCGACGCCAACAGCGCGCGTCAGCCGCAGGGTTCCTAG
- a CDS encoding WXG100 family type VII secretion target encodes MSKDLNVTSAEQVKLAGRIQDFSDELQSRITNLNGVVDRVQAGWQGAASKEYDRVQNDLNQRLRSMRAELSKLEEIMRMSADGFTQEEEDRLRSFKTMDSSGGGQSAILGV; translated from the coding sequence ATGTCGAAAGACCTGAACGTAACCAGTGCCGAACAAGTCAAGCTCGCCGGCCGGATCCAGGACTTCTCCGACGAGCTCCAGTCCCGCATCACCAACCTCAACGGCGTGGTCGACCGCGTCCAGGCGGGCTGGCAGGGCGCTGCGAGCAAGGAGTACGACCGGGTCCAGAACGACCTGAACCAGCGTCTGCGCAGCATGCGTGCCGAGCTCAGCAAGCTCGAGGAGATCATGCGCATGAGCGCCGACGGGTTCACGCAGGAGGAAGAGGACCGTCTGCGGTCCTTCAAGACCATGGACTCCAGCGGCGGCGGCCAGAGCGCCATCCTGGGCGTCTGA
- the mycP gene encoding type VII secretion-associated serine protease mycosin: MKKQIADTPWPLQRVLLDELWQDTKGKGVKVAVIDTGVDDVNPQLRSAVDPKLGKDYLKPDKKNPGFGDEQRGKTDGTVDQVGHGTKVAGIIAARPRKGTGFVGLAPEATIIPIRQNDEKNSGKSDTMAQAITWAVAKGAHVINISQDTTEPLDADSDMAKAVAEAIKRDVVVVASAGNDGMDGTFKKTYPAAFPGVLAVASSDRNNERAAFSQAGDFVGVAAPGVDVVSTVPGGGQCVDNGTSFSAPYVAGVAALLRAEHDDWTAAQIVARIEQTAVRSVNGRDNYVGWGVVDPVRALADAPGAPPTAPTPDPRPPKPPAPEPARLALSETPQERSERLATYTLGIGVVLVAVVAGTATVIRDSRRRRGAR; the protein is encoded by the coding sequence ATGAAGAAGCAGATCGCGGACACCCCCTGGCCGCTCCAGCGGGTCCTCCTCGACGAGCTGTGGCAGGACACCAAGGGCAAGGGCGTCAAGGTCGCGGTCATCGACACGGGCGTCGACGACGTCAACCCGCAGCTGCGGAGCGCCGTCGATCCCAAGCTGGGCAAGGACTACCTCAAGCCCGACAAGAAGAACCCCGGCTTCGGCGACGAGCAGCGCGGCAAGACCGACGGCACCGTCGACCAGGTCGGCCACGGCACCAAGGTCGCCGGCATCATCGCCGCCCGCCCCCGAAAGGGAACCGGCTTCGTCGGCCTCGCGCCCGAGGCGACGATCATCCCGATCCGGCAGAACGACGAGAAGAACAGCGGCAAGTCCGACACGATGGCACAGGCCATCACGTGGGCCGTCGCCAAGGGCGCCCACGTCATCAACATCTCGCAGGACACCACCGAGCCGCTCGACGCGGATTCGGACATGGCCAAGGCGGTGGCCGAGGCGATCAAGAGGGATGTCGTCGTCGTCGCCTCCGCCGGCAACGACGGCATGGACGGCACCTTCAAGAAGACCTACCCGGCCGCCTTCCCCGGCGTCCTCGCCGTCGCCTCCTCCGACCGGAACAACGAGCGCGCCGCGTTCTCCCAGGCCGGCGACTTCGTGGGCGTCGCCGCCCCCGGCGTCGACGTCGTCTCCACGGTCCCCGGCGGCGGCCAGTGCGTCGACAACGGCACCAGCTTCTCCGCGCCGTACGTCGCCGGTGTCGCCGCCCTGCTCCGCGCCGAGCACGACGACTGGACCGCGGCGCAGATCGTCGCCCGGATCGAGCAGACCGCCGTCCGCTCGGTCAACGGACGTGACAACTACGTCGGTTGGGGTGTGGTCGACCCGGTGCGGGCCCTGGCGGACGCCCCCGGGGCGCCGCCCACCGCGCCCACGCCCGACCCTCGCCCGCCCAAGCCGCCGGCTCCCGAGCCGGCCCGTCTGGCGCTGTCGGAGACGCCTCAGGAGCGCTCCGAACGGCTCGCCACCTACACGTTGGGGATCGGTGTCGTCCTGGTGGCCGTGGTCGCCGGGACCGCCACTGTGATCCGCGACAGCCGCCGCAGAAGGGGGGCACGTTGA
- a CDS encoding SCO5717 family growth-regulating ATPase: protein MNGDRDEIRGGWSPPADDQSDADPAEMTGEFTIDYTPPAWYTQNASGGAGAGGATPPPPSGAPVPVPGLPAGSGFEPSWNAGAPPMGGPQGGTPAAGTPAVGGPAVGAPPVDGYGVAPVAVPPAVVPPAMTPPIVTPPVVTPPVAGEQVAAAGASVPGAFPPPAPLPGTSVPAHAPAPEAAAPATPFGGGNVESGATMRFSPASLQREIAERTAEATATPEGGAADVTDPGQEQVDAPAPAGSVVEEPTGTADDSAAQPAEGADGSASAEVDAADETGSGAAESTASAGVPEVHDESAAEEAADALARAHADDSGDAGAAGDAVTDSAAVTDASVTDAPIADPAVTDAAPADASGDSVAPDALPAAAEALTEPLAPASYPSATDPAPQGFGPGTAPGPFPGAAPAPGQPFPAAGPQAGAGLPPLPPSFQPAAPGPAQQWPAQPGPGAQPVPQAAPLPPAAAWPAPATPEATGPVPPQAQPQPQTPGAYGYPHAQQAQPGQPQPPQAGAYGYPQAPQAPEPQAQPQAPAPQDGYGFPQPGTPPQQAGYGYPLGAPPGPQGPGGQPGAPGGVPPQAQGGYGYPHPAAVPPQAQAPQAPQAPQYPHDGQPVDPRTGAAWPSPVTHDQRERSVPGAPLGYNAAVELSSDRLLRNNKQKPKSSRTPGGAAARFKLGGKKEEAERQRKLELIRTPVLSCYRIAVISLKGGVGKTTTTTALGATLATERQDKILAIDANPDAGTLGRRVRRETGATIRDLVQAIPYLNSYMDIRRFTSQAPSGLEILANDVDPAVSTTFNDEDYRRAIDVLGKQYPIILTDSGTGLLYSAMRGVLDLADQLIIISTPSVDGASSASTTLDWLSAHGYADLVQRSITVISGVRETGKMIKVEDIVQHFQTRCRGVVVVPFDEHLSAGAEVDLDMMRPKTREAYFHLSAMVAEDFVRAQQAQGLWTGDGQGAMPPHMAPPMPGHQMPGQPMPGQQAPGQPMPGQPLPGQFAPGQPVPGQPYGAQPMPGQQAPGQPVPGQPYPPQQPYGQQPAPGQPYGAQPAPGQPYGSQPMPGQPMPGQPLPGQPMPGQPAPGQPYGAQPAPGQPYGAPPGQPGMPQGWQQPQPGQPLPPQADPQDHGQGQPQGQGQGHDQGQGQVPPPNWHQQQPPQAPPAPQQ, encoded by the coding sequence GTGAACGGCGATCGCGACGAGATCCGCGGGGGTTGGAGTCCGCCCGCCGACGATCAGTCCGACGCGGATCCCGCCGAGATGACGGGTGAGTTCACCATCGACTACACCCCGCCTGCCTGGTACACGCAGAACGCGTCGGGCGGTGCGGGGGCCGGCGGTGCCACTCCCCCGCCGCCGAGCGGAGCGCCGGTCCCCGTACCGGGGCTCCCGGCGGGCAGCGGCTTCGAGCCGAGCTGGAACGCGGGGGCTCCGCCGATGGGCGGGCCCCAGGGGGGTACCCCCGCGGCGGGTACTCCTGCTGTCGGCGGACCCGCCGTGGGTGCGCCTCCGGTCGACGGGTACGGGGTGGCTCCGGTGGCCGTACCTCCGGCTGTCGTACCTCCCGCCATGACGCCCCCGATCGTCACGCCTCCGGTCGTCACGCCCCCCGTCGCCGGGGAGCAGGTCGCCGCGGCCGGCGCTTCGGTGCCGGGCGCCTTCCCGCCGCCCGCCCCGCTGCCGGGCACGTCGGTGCCGGCGCACGCGCCCGCGCCCGAAGCGGCCGCGCCCGCGACGCCGTTCGGGGGCGGGAACGTCGAGAGCGGCGCGACCATGCGCTTCTCCCCCGCCTCGCTCCAGCGTGAGATCGCGGAGCGCACGGCGGAGGCCACGGCGACGCCCGAAGGCGGCGCCGCGGACGTGACGGACCCGGGCCAGGAACAGGTCGACGCCCCCGCACCGGCCGGGTCCGTCGTCGAGGAGCCGACCGGGACCGCCGACGACAGCGCCGCCCAGCCCGCCGAGGGCGCGGACGGCAGCGCGTCCGCCGAGGTCGACGCGGCCGACGAGACCGGTTCCGGCGCCGCGGAGAGCACCGCTTCCGCGGGCGTTCCGGAAGTGCACGACGAGTCGGCGGCCGAGGAGGCCGCCGATGCCCTGGCCCGTGCGCACGCGGACGACTCCGGGGATGCCGGAGCTGCCGGGGACGCCGTGACGGACTCCGCAGCGGTCACCGATGCGTCGGTCACCGATGCGCCGATCGCCGACCCGGCGGTGACCGACGCCGCACCTGCGGACGCCTCCGGCGACTCCGTGGCCCCGGACGCCCTCCCCGCCGCTGCCGAAGCCCTGACGGAGCCCCTGGCTCCCGCCTCCTACCCGTCGGCCACCGACCCCGCGCCGCAGGGCTTCGGTCCCGGTACGGCTCCCGGCCCCTTCCCGGGTGCCGCGCCCGCGCCCGGGCAGCCCTTCCCGGCCGCCGGTCCGCAGGCCGGTGCCGGGTTGCCCCCGCTGCCGCCGTCCTTCCAGCCGGCCGCTCCCGGGCCCGCCCAGCAGTGGCCCGCGCAGCCGGGCCCGGGCGCCCAGCCGGTTCCCCAGGCCGCGCCGTTGCCGCCCGCCGCCGCCTGGCCGGCCCCCGCGACCCCCGAGGCCACCGGCCCCGTACCGCCGCAGGCCCAGCCGCAGCCCCAGACGCCCGGAGCGTACGGCTACCCGCACGCCCAGCAGGCGCAGCCCGGCCAGCCGCAGCCCCCGCAGGCCGGCGCCTACGGCTACCCGCAGGCGCCCCAGGCCCCGGAGCCCCAGGCCCAGCCGCAGGCCCCCGCCCCGCAGGACGGCTACGGCTTCCCGCAGCCCGGGACGCCGCCGCAGCAGGCCGGTTACGGCTACCCGCTGGGGGCACCTCCCGGGCCGCAGGGCCCAGGGGGACAGCCCGGCGCTCCCGGTGGCGTACCGCCGCAGGCCCAGGGCGGTTACGGCTATCCGCACCCCGCCGCCGTACCCCCGCAGGCCCAGGCCCCCCAGGCTCCCCAGGCCCCCCAGTACCCGCACGACGGGCAGCCCGTCGATCCGCGGACCGGGGCCGCCTGGCCCTCGCCCGTGACGCACGATCAGCGGGAGCGGTCCGTGCCGGGCGCCCCGCTCGGGTACAACGCGGCGGTCGAGCTGTCCTCCGACCGCCTCCTGCGGAACAACAAGCAGAAGCCCAAGTCCAGCCGGACGCCCGGTGGCGCCGCCGCCCGCTTCAAGCTCGGCGGGAAGAAGGAGGAGGCGGAGCGTCAGCGCAAGCTGGAGCTGATCCGGACCCCCGTCCTCTCCTGCTACCGGATCGCGGTCATCTCGCTCAAGGGCGGTGTCGGCAAGACCACGACGACCACCGCGCTGGGCGCGACCCTGGCGACCGAGCGGCAGGACAAGATCCTGGCGATCGACGCCAACCCGGACGCCGGCACCCTGGGCCGCCGGGTGCGGCGCGAGACCGGGGCGACCATCCGTGACCTGGTGCAGGCGATCCCGTACCTGAACTCGTACATGGACATCCGCCGGTTCACCTCGCAGGCGCCGTCCGGTCTGGAGATCCTCGCCAACGACGTGGACCCGGCCGTCTCGACGACCTTCAACGACGAGGACTACCGGCGGGCGATCGACGTCCTGGGCAAGCAGTACCCGATCATCCTCACGGACTCGGGCACGGGTCTGCTGTACAGCGCCATGCGCGGGGTGCTCGACCTCGCCGACCAGCTGATCATCATCTCCACGCCCTCCGTGGACGGCGCGTCCAGCGCCTCGACGACACTGGACTGGCTCTCCGCGCACGGTTACGCGGACCTGGTGCAGCGCTCGATCACGGTCATCTCCGGGGTCCGCGAGACCGGAAAGATGATCAAGGTCGAGGACATCGTGCAGCACTTCCAGACCCGCTGCCGCGGTGTCGTGGTCGTGCCCTTCGACGAGCACCTGTCGGCCGGCGCCGAGGTGGACCTCGACATGATGCGGCCGAAGACCCGGGAGGCGTACTTCCACCTCTCTGCGATGGTCGCCGAGGACTTCGTGCGGGCGCAGCAGGCGCAGGGCCTCTGGACCGGCGACGGCCAGGGCGCGATGCCGCCGCACATGGCCCCGCCGATGCCGGGCCACCAGATGCCCGGACAGCCGATGCCCGGTCAGCAGGCGCCGGGGCAGCCGATGCCCGGACAGCCGCTGCCGGGGCAGTTCGCGCCCGGTCAGCCCGTGCCGGGACAGCCGTACGGGGCCCAGCCGATGCCCGGTCAGCAGGCGCCCGGCCAGCCCGTCCCGGGGCAGCCGTACCCGCCGCAGCAGCCGTACGGACAGCAGCCGGCGCCGGGGCAGCCGTACGGCGCGCAGCCCGCGCCCGGACAGCCGTACGGGTCGCAGCCCATGCCCGGACAGCCGATGCCGGGCCAGCCCTTGCCGGGGCAGCCGATGCCCGGCCAGCCCGCCCCGGGTCAGCCGTACGGAGCACAGCCCGCGCCCGGACAGCCGTACGGCGCGCCTCCCGGTCAGCCCGGCATGCCCCAGGGCTGGCAGCAGCCGCAGCCCGGCCAGCCGCTGCCTCCGCAGGCCGACCCGCAGGATCACGGTCAGGGGCAGCCGCAGGGACAGGGTCAGGGCCATGACCAGGGACAGGGGCAGGTCCCGCCGCCGAACTGGCATCAGCAGCAGCCTCCGCAGGCTCCGCCAGCCCCTCAGCAGTAA
- the eccE gene encoding type VII secretion protein EccE: protein MASATRTRPAAATTSEPPSTGPVSSVSPRLQARPGHFGSFQLQQLVLVEVAAALLLVAWVVEPVLLAPAGVVAVVLVLLAVVRRHRRSLPEWLGTFFALRARSRRASSFTVPEGTEPGLAPVVECDPALRTYAYSDRDRRPVGMIGDGTFLTAVLRVESDGTALRPDRGARPLPVGIVRDVLSVDGIRLESAQIVQHTQPAPAPHLPAQSMAARNYGPLQAQTGSPAVRITWIALKLDPELCPEAVAARGGGLAGAQKCVVRAADQLASRLAGAGFSASVLTEQELTSALATSTCASPMAIAQAGRGQTQGRRTQETARTWRVDDRRHTTYWVGRWPQLGGQGGAGASMPQLVALLTSLPALATTFSLTLSGGDRQEVTVAGHVRITGRSDEELVAARHELERAARGVRTGLVRLDREQVPGMLATLPLGGAR, encoded by the coding sequence ATGGCTTCCGCGACGCGGACGCGGCCCGCCGCGGCCACCACTTCAGAACCCCCGTCCACGGGACCTGTTTCCTCGGTCTCGCCGAGGCTCCAGGCGCGCCCGGGACACTTCGGTTCGTTTCAACTGCAACAGCTCGTACTGGTCGAGGTGGCGGCGGCGCTGCTCCTTGTCGCCTGGGTCGTCGAGCCGGTGCTGCTCGCGCCCGCCGGCGTCGTCGCCGTCGTGCTCGTCCTGCTCGCGGTCGTCCGCCGGCACCGCCGTTCACTGCCCGAGTGGCTCGGTACGTTCTTCGCGCTGCGGGCCCGTAGCCGCAGGGCGTCCTCGTTCACGGTGCCGGAGGGCACCGAGCCGGGACTCGCTCCGGTCGTGGAGTGCGACCCGGCGCTGCGGACCTACGCGTACAGCGACCGTGACCGGCGTCCGGTCGGCATGATCGGCGACGGCACCTTCCTGACGGCTGTGCTGCGGGTCGAGTCGGACGGCACGGCGCTGCGCCCGGACCGCGGCGCGCGGCCGCTGCCCGTCGGGATCGTCCGTGACGTGCTGAGCGTGGACGGCATCCGTCTGGAGTCGGCGCAGATCGTGCAGCACACGCAGCCCGCTCCCGCGCCGCACCTGCCCGCGCAGTCGATGGCGGCCCGCAACTACGGGCCGCTCCAGGCGCAGACGGGTTCGCCCGCCGTGCGGATCACCTGGATCGCGCTCAAACTCGACCCCGAACTCTGCCCGGAGGCGGTCGCCGCGCGCGGCGGCGGTCTCGCGGGCGCGCAGAAGTGCGTGGTGCGCGCGGCGGACCAGCTGGCCAGCCGGCTCGCGGGCGCCGGGTTCAGCGCGAGCGTGCTGACGGAGCAGGAGCTCACCTCGGCGCTCGCCACCTCGACCTGCGCCAGCCCGATGGCGATAGCGCAGGCCGGCCGGGGACAGACGCAGGGGCGTCGGACCCAGGAGACCGCGCGGACCTGGCGGGTGGACGACCGGCGGCACACGACGTACTGGGTGGGGCGCTGGCCCCAGCTCGGCGGCCAGGGCGGCGCGGGGGCCTCGATGCCGCAGCTGGTGGCCCTGCTGACCTCGCTGCCCGCGCTCGCGACGACGTTCAGCCTGACGCTGAGCGGCGGGGACCGGCAGGAGGTGACGGTGGCCGGGCATGTACGGATCACCGGGCGCAGCGACGAGGAACTGGTCGCTGCGCGGCACGAACTGGAGCGCGCGGCGCGCGGGGTGAGGACGGGACTCGTGCGACTCGACCGTGAACAGGTGCCCGGCATGCTCGCGACGCTTCCGCTGGGAGGTGCGCGCTGA